A genomic window from Colletotrichum destructivum chromosome 7, complete sequence includes:
- a CDS encoding Putative cytochrome P450: MSKLQLQWSNETDSQSAWLSRLDGHIPGGEQGRNVLLAIFSLYLAYQIFWASSHDPREPKLIKSRIPILGHIVGIYKHGSRHFTWIAQKTGLPIYLLPMIGGGRIAIANTPEVLSAIDKNPTAVAFIPLAALVIKKLSGLSAEGNRILCGKTAGPDKHEGYMHILSKGVHSTLAPGRSLDAVTSIVAYDLNDSIQELHGKTTRMNVLHWFRHAFGISSTDGIYGPGNPFKDPKVEAGFWAFDDSISDLLISPITRLTCPFGHKGRADAWAGFEKYFANGDHEQGSDLTKARYKTAADLGMNNLDIAKLEVTMIIGILTNTVPTIFWAVYYVYRDPSLLEKLRQEIAAVAIRGTDKKTGAPAWTLPTSALKEKCPLLTAVINETLRHRTCGISSRMVTEDCVLNNKYLLKKGTVCELPNNVLHSNEAYWGPTVNEFDPTRFLKDASSKEARMARGAFRPFGGGVSRCAGQYQAMSQMIGGLALLIMSNDCAPADGAEWKFPGAHGHTIAAAVDLPSSDLWLDVSPRKGYEDQTWKLDPKL, from the exons ATGTCCAAATTGCAACTCCAGTGGTCCAATGAGACCGATTCCCAGTCGGCTTGGCTAAGCAGGCTGGACGGTCATATTCCaggcggcgagcagggccGGAACGTCCTGCTCGCGATCTTTTCGTTATACCTCGCCTATCAAATCTTTTGGGCGAGTTCCCACGACCCTCGCGAGCCAAAGCTTATCAAGTCCCGGATACCGATTCTTGGACACATTGTTGGCATCTACAAACATGGCTCTCGCCACTTCACATGGATTGC TCAAAAGACGGGCCTTCCCATCTATTTGCTTCCCATGATTGGAGGTGGTAggatcgccatcgccaacacaCCAGAGGTTTTGAGTGCCATCGACAAGAATCCCACCGCCGTTGCCTTCATTCCTCTGGCTGCCCTTGTCATCAAGAAGCTCTCTGGCCTTTCTGCCGAGGGTAACAGGATTCTCTGCGGCAAGACTGCCGGGCCTGACAAACATGAGGGATACATGCACATCTTGTCGAAGGGCGTCCACAGCACCCTGGCCCCCGGCCGTTCTCTCGATGCTGTCACCAGCATCGTAGCATACGACCTGAACGACTCGATACAGGAGCTTCACGGCAAGACGACGCGCATGAACGTCCTCCATTGGTTCCGCCACGCCTTTGGAATCTCGTCCACCGACGGCATCTATGGCCCGGGGAACCCCTTCAAGGACCCCAAGGTGGAGGCCGGCTTCTG GGCGTTTGACGACTCCATCAGTGACCTTCTCATCAGTCCCATCACTAGGCTGACCTGCCCCTTCGGACACAAGGGCCGCGCCGACGCGTGGGCAGGGTTCGAGAAGTACTTTGCGAACGGGGATCACGAACAGGGGTCCGACCTCACCAAGGCACGATACAAGACGGCCGCCGACCTGGGCATGAACAACCTGGAcatcgccaagctcgaggtGACCATGatcatcggcatcctcaCCAACACCGTGCCCACCATCTTTTGGGCCGTCTACTACGTCTACCGCGACCCTTCTCTGCTGGAGAAGCTGCGCCAggagatcgccgccgtcgccatccgcGGCACGGACAAGAAGACGGGCGCCCCGGCGTGGACGCTCCCGACCAGCGCGCTCAAGGAGAAGTGCCCGCTCCTGACGGCCGTCATCAACGAGACGCTGCGCCACCGCACCTGCGGCATCTCGAGCCGCATGGTCACCGAGGACTGCGTCCTCAACAACAAGTACCTCCTCAAGAAGGGCACCGTGTGCGAGCTGCCCAACAACGTGCTGCACTCGAACGAGGCGTACTGGGGCCCGACCGTCAACGAGTTCGACCCGACGCGCTTCCTAAAGGACGCCTCCTCCAAGGAGGCGCGCATGGCCCGCGGCGCGTTCCGCccctttggcggcggcgtgtcCAGGTGCGCCGGCCAGTACCAGGCCATGTCCCAGATGATTGGCGGGTTGGCGCTGCTGATCATGAGCAACGACTGTGCCCCGGCCGACGGGGCCGAGTGGAAGTTTCCCGGCGCCCACGGCcacaccatcgccgccgccgtcgacctgccCTCGTCGGATCTGTGGCTCGACGtctcgccgaggaaggggTACGAGGACCAGACTTGGAAGCTGGACCCAAAGCTTTAG